A window of Nocardia arthritidis genomic DNA:
TCGCCGCGCTCGCGGTCGGCGCGGCGCAGGGCTGCGTCGACGAAAGCGTGCGCTACGCAAGGGAACGCGAGGCCTTCGGTCAGGCCATCGGCCGCAATCAGGCCATCGCCTTCAAGATCGGCAGGATGGAGGCGCGCACGCATGCGGCCCGCACCGCCTACTACGACGCGGCCGCACTCATGTTGTCGGGCAAGCCGTTCAAGAAGCAGGCGTCCATCGCCAAGCTGATCGCCAGCGAGGCGGCGATGGACAATGCCCGCGATGCGACCCAGATCTTCGGCGGCTACGGCTTCATGAACGAGTACGCGGTGGCCAGGCACTACCGCGACAGCAAGATCCTGGAAATCGGCGAGGGCACGACGGAGGTGCAGCTGATGCTGATCGGACGGGAGTTGGGCTTGTGAAAAAGGTTGTGCAGCGCGGGCTCTGGTACGAGGAGTTCGAAACCGACGTCGTATACGAGCACCGGCCCGGCCGCACCATCACCGAGGCCGACAACGTCCTTTTCACCACGCTCACCATGAATACTCAAGCGCTGCACCTGGATGCGGCGTTCGCCGACGGTCAGCCGCCGTTCAACCAGCGGCTGGTGAACTCGATGTTCACGTTGTCCACGCTGGTCGGTCTCTCGGTCGCACAGCTCACCCAGGGCACGCTGGTGGCCAACCTCGGCTTCGCGGATATCGCCTTTCCCAAACCGCTCTTCCATGGCGACACCATGTACGCCGAGACGGTGGTCACCGAGAAACGGGAGTCGAAAAGCCGTCCGGGCGAGGGCATCGTGACCCTCGCGCACACCGCGCGCAACCAGCACGGCGATATCGTCGCGACGGCCACCCGCAGCACCCTCGTCCGCAGGATGCCGGCGTGATGGGCCCGGCCTGGCTGTTCTGTCCGGCGGACCGGCCGGATCGCTACGAGAAGGCCGCGGCCGCCGCCGATGTGGTGATCATCGATCTGGAAGACGGTGTCGCACCGGCCGACAAGGCCGCCGCGCGCACCGCGCTGCGCGAGGTTCGGCTCGACCCGGCGCGTACCGTTGTGCGCATCAACGCGGCGGGCACAACGGATCAGCTACTGGACCTCGCGGCGCTGGACGGCACCGGTTACCGGCGGCTCATGCTGCCGAAATGCGAAGCGCCCGAGCAGGTCGGCGAGTTGCGCGACTACGAGGTGATCCCGCTGATCGAATCGCCGCTCGGTGCGCTCACCGTCGGGCAGATCATGCGGGCCGCCAACGCGGTCGGCGTCATGTGGGGCGCCGAGGATCTGGTCGCCGCGCTCGGCGGCCATGCCAGCAGGCACGCCGACGGCGGCTACCGCGATGTCGCCCGCCATGTCCGGTCCACCGCGCTGCTCGCGGCGAAGGCATACGGCAAATTCGCCTTGGACTCGGTCTATCTGGACATCCACGATCTCGACGGCCTGCGGGCGGAGTCGCTGGACGCGGTCGCGGTGGGTTTCGATGTCAAGGTGGCGATCCATCCGAGCCAGCTGCCGGTGATCCGATCCGCCTTCGCCCCGTCCGACGACGAAATAGCCTGGGCACAGCGGGTGCTCGACGAGGTGCCCAACCATCGGGGCGTATTCGCCTTCGAGGGCCGCATGATCGATGCCCCGGTCCTGCGGCACGCCGAACAGACCCTGCGGCGCGCACAGCGTCGCTGACCGATCCGAGCCAGGAGGTATTGCGGTGCAACCACAGTGGGTGCCCACCGAACGTGACATCGCCGACGCCAACGTCACCGACTTCGCGAAGTTCGTCGCGGCACGCACGGGCGTGAACGCACCGGATTATCACGCGCTGTGGCAGTGGTCGATCGACGACCTGTCCGGCTTCTGGCATGCGGTATGGGATTACTTCGAACTCGGACCGATCGCGGGCGAGGTGCTGGCGAGCACCGAAATGCCCGGTGCGCAATGGTTTCCCGGCACGAAGCTGAACTACGTCGATCAGGTGATCCGGCAGGCCCGCACCGACCGGCCCGCCATCGTGCAGGCCCGCGAGGACGGTTCGGTGCGCGAACTGTCGTGGGCCGAAATGATCGACAGTACAACGGCCTTCGCACGCACCCTGCGCTCGCTCGGGGTGCGGCCCGGCGACCGGGTCGCCGGATATCTGCCCAATATCCCGGAGGCGGTCATCGCCTTCCTGGCCACCGCGAGCATCGGCGCGGTGTGGAGTGCCTGCGGCCAGGACTATTCACCGAAGGCCGCGCTGGACCGGCTCGGCCAGTTGGAACCGACCGTGCTCGTCACCGCCGACGGCTACCGGTACAACGGTAAGGAACACGACAAGCGCGCCGATATCGCCGCGCTGCGGGCCGGTTTGGGCTCGCTGCGGGCCACCGTCACGATTTCCCAATTGGGACTGGATGTTCCGGACACGCTCGCCTGGGCCGAGGCGGTCGAGAACACGGACCTTGCCGTGATCAGCACGGAATCGGTCGATTTCGACCACCCGCTGTGGATCGTCTTCTCCTCCGGCACCACCGGACTGCCGAAGGGTATCGTGCACGGGCACGGCGGAGTCGTCCTGGAGCATTTGAAAGCCGTTGCGCTGCAGGCCGATATCGGACGCGGCGACACCTTCTTCTGGTACACCAGCCCCAGCTGGATGATGTGGAACTTCCAGCTGGCCGGGCTGCTCGTCGGCGCGACGATCGTCACCTACGACGGCAGCCCCACCTATCCTGCCGCGGATGCGCTGTGGCGCATCGCCACTCAGACCGGGACGACGGTGTTCGGCACCAGCCCGGGTTATGTGCTGGCCTGCATCAAGGCCGGCGCGGTGCCGCGCACCCAGCACGACCTGTCGGCGCTGCGCACCGTCGGGATCACCGGTGCGTCGCTGCCGGTCTCCTCGGCCCTCTGGTTGGGCGACAATATCGGTGAGCACGTCCAGGTCTCCTCGATCAGCGGTGGCACCGACGTGGTTTCGGCCTTCCTCGGCGGTGTGCCGACCGTTCCGGCATGGCCCGGCGAACTGTCGGTCCCGTTCCTCGGCGCCGCCATCGATGCCTTCGACGAGGACGGCAAACCGGTGCGCGGCGAGGTCGGCGAGCTCGTGATCACCAAGCCGATGCCGTCGATGCCGGTGCGCTTCTGGGGCGATCCCGACGGAAAGCGTTACCGCGAAGCATATTTCGACGTGTTTCCGGGTGTGTGGCGGCATGGCGACTGGATCACCATCACCGATCGCGGCAGCATCGTCGTGCACGGCCGGTCGGATTCGACGCTGAACCGGCACGGCATCCGGATGGGCAGCG
This region includes:
- a CDS encoding MaoC family dehydratase; protein product: MKKVVQRGLWYEEFETDVVYEHRPGRTITEADNVLFTTLTMNTQALHLDAAFADGQPPFNQRLVNSMFTLSTLVGLSVAQLTQGTLVANLGFADIAFPKPLFHGDTMYAETVVTEKRESKSRPGEGIVTLAHTARNQHGDIVATATRSTLVRRMPA
- a CDS encoding HpcH/HpaI aldolase/citrate lyase family protein translates to MGPAWLFCPADRPDRYEKAAAAADVVIIDLEDGVAPADKAAARTALREVRLDPARTVVRINAAGTTDQLLDLAALDGTGYRRLMLPKCEAPEQVGELRDYEVIPLIESPLGALTVGQIMRAANAVGVMWGAEDLVAALGGHASRHADGGYRDVARHVRSTALLAAKAYGKFALDSVYLDIHDLDGLRAESLDAVAVGFDVKVAIHPSQLPVIRSAFAPSDDEIAWAQRVLDEVPNHRGVFAFEGRMIDAPVLRHAEQTLRRAQRR
- a CDS encoding acetoacetate--CoA ligase gives rise to the protein MQPQWVPTERDIADANVTDFAKFVAARTGVNAPDYHALWQWSIDDLSGFWHAVWDYFELGPIAGEVLASTEMPGAQWFPGTKLNYVDQVIRQARTDRPAIVQAREDGSVRELSWAEMIDSTTAFARTLRSLGVRPGDRVAGYLPNIPEAVIAFLATASIGAVWSACGQDYSPKAALDRLGQLEPTVLVTADGYRYNGKEHDKRADIAALRAGLGSLRATVTISQLGLDVPDTLAWAEAVENTDLAVISTESVDFDHPLWIVFSSGTTGLPKGIVHGHGGVVLEHLKAVALQADIGRGDTFFWYTSPSWMMWNFQLAGLLVGATIVTYDGSPTYPAADALWRIATQTGTTVFGTSPGYVLACIKAGAVPRTQHDLSALRTVGITGASLPVSSALWLGDNIGEHVQVSSISGGTDVVSAFLGGVPTVPAWPGELSVPFLGAAIDAFDEDGKPVRGEVGELVITKPMPSMPVRFWGDPDGKRYREAYFDVFPGVWRHGDWITITDRGSIVVHGRSDSTLNRHGIRMGSADIYQAVEQLPEITEALVIGAEQPDGGYWMPLFVVLAPGAELTDELKDRINTTIRTEVSPRHVPDEILVAPGIPHTRTGKKLEVPIKKLFQGAEPGRVVERSAVDDPALLDWYAAVRPAR